The following DNA comes from Thermoanaerobaculales bacterium.
CGAAGAGCCAGATCGAGAAGCGCTCGCTTGAGATCCTCAGGCGGCAGGCGACGGTGGAGAGGGTGCGCTGCAACCCGTTCACGCTGTCGCTGACGATCGAGGGCTTCTCGCTGCCGGACCGGGCCGGCTCGGTGTTCCGGGCCTGGGACCGTCTCTACGCCAACGCTCAGGCGTCGAGCCTCTTCCGCTGGGCGGCGACGCTCAGGGAGCTGCGGATCGAGCACCCGCACTTGGCGCTGCGCCGCTTCGAGGACAGCACGGTCAAGGTGCTCGAGATGTTGGCGGACTGAGGCGATTCCAGGTACCACGTATCTCACGGTTGCGGACCTGGTGCAGGGACGAGGGAGCCCGTCGAATGCCAGCTCTGGCCGCGCGCTCTGCAAGACTGGGATATGTGGTACCTGAGTTAGGATCTGCGCTCAGGCGGCCCGGAACGGATCGAGGACCACGACCCCGTCGACGCTCCGACCGTGCTTGAGGTCCTCGATGTGGAGCACTTGGCAGCCGGATTCGCGAGCGGGACGCACGATCAGCGCGCCCCAGACTGAGAGGCCATGGAGGCGGTGGAGGTCGATGGCGGCGAGGACGGCGTCGGCGGCCGGCCTGAACATGCCCAAGGCGGCATGAATCTCCACCCGCCGTTGCGCCGTTCCCGGCCCGCGGCAGCCAGTCGCAACCGGCGCATGGGCGTCACCGTAGACGACGGGAGGAACCATCGCCGCGGCCGAGCTGCGGACGCGGTCGACGGGGGAGGCCTCCCATGTCGGATCCGAAGCTCGTGCGTCGGGTGATCGCAGCAGCGGCCGCACTGCTCATCGTCACCGCGATCGGCGCTCAGACCACGGCTCCCGATGACGAGAAGTGGCAGGACACGCGCGAGCAGAGGATCTGGGGCCTGATGCAGGTCTGGGCGACGGTGAAGCACAACTTCGCCTTCTTCGACCGGCTGCCGAACCTCGACTGGGACGCCGCCGTGCGCGCCGCCGTGCCGCGAGTGCTCGACGCCCCGGACCAGGAGGAGTACTACCGGCGTCTGGGCGAGCTGACCGCCCTGCTGCACGACGGGCACACGCTCGTCGTCTCGCCATCGTTCCGCGAGGGCGCCTTTGACGGCCCGCCCCTGGAGTTCCAGGTTGTCGAGGGCCGGATCATGCTCGCACGCACCGGCGATAGCGACGAGGTTCGGTCCCAGGACATCCAGCCCGGCATGGAGCTGGTCGCGGTCGGCGACGGCGTCCCGGCGCGGAATTGGCTCGAGGAGAACGCCCTGCGCTTCTACCCGGGGAGCACCCCGCAGGGCGGCGACGCCTTCGGGATGTACCTGTTCCTGCGCGGGCCGAAGAACACGACCGTGACGCTGGCCCTGGAGGACGCCACCAGGGCGAGGCGCACGGTCACTGTCACCCGCAGCAGCCGCAATCGCGACGGCACGGAGTTCCGGCTGCGGATCCGCGACGTCTCGCGCCTGATCGAGTCGACGACGATCGACGGCGGCATCGCGTACCTGCGTCTCAGCACCTTCGACGATGAACGGGTCGTCGGGGAGGTCAACGACGAGCTCGACCGACTCGACCTGGGCGAGCTGCGGGGGATGATCCTCGACCTTCGTTACAACATGGGAGGCGATGACCGCTGGGCGTACCCGATCGTGTCGCGCCTGGTGGATCGGCCGGTGCTGGGCTCCACGTGGACCACGCCCGAGTACCATCCGGCCTACACCTCGTGGGGAGAGGCGGAGACGCCGCTCCACGGCGACGCGGTGCGGATCGACCCCGCAGAGGGCAAGCGCTACAGCGGGCCGCTCGTCGTTCTCACCGGGCCCAACACCATGAGCACCGCCGAGGACTTCATCGTTCCGCTCGATTTCTCGGGCAGGGCACTGATCGTCGGCGAGCCGACCGCCGGCACGACCGGCAACCCGGTCAACGTCGTTCTCCCGGGTGGCGCCGTCCTGCGCGTCTGCTCGCTGTGGTCCACCTATCCGGACGGTCGCGAGTTCGTGGGCCGGGGCATCAGCCCCGACGTCGTCGTGCATCCCACCGTGGCCGGCCTCCGGGCGGGTCGGGACGAGGTCCTTGAGAAGGCGATCGAGGTGCTCGGTGACTGGAATGGGTACCGGGCGCTGAAGCCGTCGAGGGAGTGAGCCCGGCGCCCGGCGTCGATGCGTCGATGGCGACAATCACGGCGCGGTCAGCGCGACAACGAGGATGGCGACGCAGAGTATCAGTCGGCGCACGATGGCCTCCGAACGGTTGAGCTCGCGCGCGATTCTACCGGTGTTCCGTTTGCCGCGCGTGGCCACCGCAGCCGGACGAGCACGATCTGATCGAAGAAAGACCCCGCCCTGAGTTGGACGGGGTCGACTTCGTTCATCGATCTGTGACCGGGACGCTTACGGGTCGAGGGTTTCGTGGACGCGGCCGACCATCTCCGGGCCCGGGCGCAGCGTGGCGTCGCCCTCGTCCTTCCACTTGGACGGGCAGCCCTCGTCCTGCTTGCGCGACAGGTAGAGGTTGGCCTTGAACTTGCGCATCAGCTCGTCGATGTTGCGGCCGATTTCGCCTCGGCGAGGGAGAACTTGATGAATCCGTGGGCGACGGGGTCGTAGGTGGTGAGCTCGAAGTCCGGGACCGGGTGGCCCACCTTGACCGGGGCGATCGGTTCGCTCATCGTGCAACCTGCTTTGGATCGGTCGGCGCCCGCCGGTGCCGTTGAGGACGAACGGAGACGGGGCGCTCGCCGCCGGTGGCTGCTCACCAGCTTGAGCAGGCGACTGATCACAAGCCCCGTGCCCCTCGTGCTCTCAGCTGACCAGCGCCACCGCGCCCCACACCAGCCCGCCCAGGATCAGCAGCGGGAGAGCCAGGCCGATCAGCACCAGCAGAATCACCGGCGCGGCCACCAGCAGCAGCGCGCCCACGACCACGATCCCGACCAGGCCGAAGGCGAGCCCGAGGGCGAGCTTGACCGGCAGCAGCGCGAGCTTGAGGACCAGGCCCAGCAGCTTGAACACCAGCACCAGGCCGCCGATGACCAGCCCCCCGACGATCAGGATGCCTGCAAGACCGATGAGCTCGAGCATGTTGCCTCTCCTCGCCAGGTACTACGAGAGTCGGCCGCAGCTGGTTCTGTCGCAGGGTGGCAGGGGAGGAGTTGTGAACTCGCTTCCGCGGCCGCTTCCGACTCCTCCTCCCCGATCCCATCCCTGTTCTTGCGTCACAGCGGAGCCGGCGGGTCCTGCCAAAACAAGCCTTCATCGTTGAGGTAGAACGTCCTTCTTCCGTCCTCGGTGATTTTCGGCTGCTGCAGCAGCTCGTCGCGGTAACCGTCTGGGATCAACTCGAAGTACACCCTGTTCGGTTCCGCGGCCTGGTTGAAGAGGCTGCGCTGCGGACACCGGATCTTGAACATGAAATCGGTCAGGAACCAGAGGTAGTCCGCGCCGATGATGAAGTCCCTCGCGCTCTCCCAGGCGGTCGAAAGGCGCCCGCCGGCGTTGACGTCGTTGACGATGAGAGGCTGGCCGGAGATCAGACGGCTGCGCACTTCCGAGACACCGAGGAGCTGTCCCGCTTCATCCGTCAGGTAGACGCCGAAGTCAGGATCCATGAGGACCCATTTCCCGAGCGTGCGAGCGTAAACAGACGTCACGAAGTGGCTTGCCGCGTCTTCGTTGGAATGGGGCAGGAGGTGCGTCCACCGGGACTCCCACCCCATCGCCAGGTACACCTCGTTCAGGATGACGGTCTTCATGTAGCAGTTGATCAGCATGTGCTCGACCGTCGCCAGTCGAATCAAGTTGAAGGCGTTCAGCTCCTTCGGGATCACGGGTTCGTTGGCGTGGCCGGTGAGCCGGCAGACCCAGGCCATCAGGTTGATGAGGCGCTCGGTCTCCGAGCCATCACCGGCGATCGCCGCGAGGTCGTAGGTCTCGCGCAGCCTGCGGAGGTTCTCGTCGGTCGGCGGGGCATAGCTGAACGCGACCTCGACCGCAGGGGACGATTGTTGTCCGGAGAAGGTCGAGTGCTTCTCGAGGAGGTCGGCCCATTGCCTGCCCAGGGCCACGTTCTCGCTTCGATGGCGGGCCCGGGGGGGCACGTACACGGCGGCTGCGGATGCCACGGCCACCAACACGGCGGTCACCGCAATGGTCCTCAAGCGTCGAATCTGCAACGGACCCTCCTTCGGCAACGAGATCACCGTTCGAGATACGGGATCGTTGTTTCAGGGTTCGTGCAGCAAGCCCACGGAGGGGTGGAGTGAAGCCGCGCCGCCCCGCTGGACATTTCGGGCGCGGATCCGGCTTCGCGCGCGGCTTCGCCGTGATAGGAGCGGAAGCGGGTGCGGAAGCGGCTGTGCGCTGCCGGCTATCCGCGATCCACTATCCGCTACTTGCAGTTCCCTGTCCCTACCTCAGCCGGCGCCAGAGGTACGCCCACTCCAGCGCCGACGCGGTCGCCTTCTGCGCGTGGGTCGAGCCCGAGCCGTGGCCGCCCTCGACGTTCTCCCAGTACAGCACCTCGTGCCCCTGGCCGATCATCTTCGCTGCCATCTTGCGGGCATGGCCGGGGTGGACGCGGTCGTCGCGGGTGGTGGTCCAGATGAAGACCTCGGGGTACTTCGCGTCGGCCCGCACCAGGTGGTAGGGCGACCAGGTCCGGATGTAGGCCCACTCCTCGGGGAGGTCGGGGTTGCCGTACTCGCCCATCCAGCTCGCGCCGGCGAGCAGCTTGCTGTAGCGCTGCATGTCCATCAGCGGCACCTGGCTGACCACCGCCCCGAACAGCTCCGGCCGCATCAGGAAGGTGGCCGCGACCAGCAGCCCTCCCTGCGAGCCGCCCATGATGCCGAGGTGCTGGGGTGAGGTGATGCGGCGCGCGATCAGGTCCTCGGCGACCGCGATGAAGTCCTCGTAGACCTTGTGCCGGTTCTCCTTGACCGCGGCCTGGTGCCACTTCGGGCCGAACTCGCCGCCGCCGCGCAGGTTGGCGAGCACCCAGACGCCGCCGCGCGCGAGCCACGCGGTGCCGATGGTGCCGGAGTAGGTCGGCAGCTCCGCGATCTCGAACCCGCCGTAGCCGTAGAGCACGGTCGGCGTCGTGCCGTCGGCCACGAAACCCTTTGGCGTCACCACGAAGTAGGGGATCGCGGTGCCGTCCTTCGAGGTCGCCTCGTACTGCGCCGTCGTCATGCCGGCGGCGTCGAACCAGGCGGGCGACCGCTTGAGCGGTACCGGCGCGCCGTCGCCCTCGACGAGGTACAGGCTCGAGGGGGTCAGGAAGTCGGTGTAGCTGAAGAAGAACAGCTCCTCCTGGTCGCTGGTCGCCGAGAAGCCGGCCGTGCCCGGCCCCGGCAGCGGGATCTCCTGCCGCGTCCAGCCGCCGTCGCCGGGGCGCAGGCGGTAGAGCCGGCCGCGCACGTTGTCGAGTGTCGCGATCAGCACCGAGTGGCGGGTGGTGGCGACCTCGCTCAGCGACACCCGCTCGGAAGGCGAGAACAGCGTCGCGAAGGCGCGGCTGCCCTGCAGGAACTCGTCGAGGTCGATGGCGAGCAGCGCATCCTGCGGGTAGGTGGCGCCACCCACCGTCCAGTCGGAGCGCAGCGAGACCAGCAGCTGGTCCTTGAAGATCCCCTGCAGCGACGCGTCCTCGGGCAGGTCGAGCTTGACCTTTCGCTCGCCGAGGATCAGGTAGTAGTGGCCGCGGTAGTACTCGGGAGTGGCGGCGATGACGTCGTACCGCCCCTCCGGGTTGTGGACGCTGTAGGCGCCGACCCCGACCCAGCTCTCCGGTATCTCCCACACCGGCGCCGCTGCGGCGAGCGGCGTCCCCCGGGCCCACAGCTTGGCGAGACGCGGGTAGCCCGAGGCCGTCAGCGTGCCCGGCCCGAAGTCGGTCTCGACCCACAGCGAGTTCTCATCTCGCCATGCGACCTCGCTCTTGGCGAGGGGGAGTGCGAAGCCTCCGTCGACCCAGCTCCTGGTCGCGACGTCGAACTCCCTGAACACGGCCGCGTCGCTGCCGCCGGGCGACAGCGCGATCATGCAGCGCTCGTACGCCGGCGGCAGGCAGTCGGCGCCCTTGAACACCCACTTCTCGCCGTCGGCCGCGGCGAGGGCGTCGATGTCGAGCAGGGCCTCCCAGCTCGGCTCCGCCTTGCGGTACTGCCCGAGCGTTGTCCGGCGCCAGATGCCGCGCGGGTGCTCGGCGTCCTGCCAGAAGTTGTAGAGATGGCTGCCGCGGATCGACACGTAGGGGATGCGGTCCTTGGAGTCGTAGATCTCGAGAATCCGCGACCGGATCGGCGCGAACTCCGGGACCTGCTCGAGGACGCCGGCCGAGCGCGCGTTCTGCGCCGCGACCCATTCCATGGCCCGCTCGCCGTCGATCTCCTCGAGCCAGAGGTAGGGATCGTCGGCGGGGTCCGCAGCCGCGGCGGGGATGGCCACGATGGCCAGGGCCAGCAGGGCGAGGGGCAGGTGACGCATGCGTGTCCTCCAAGAGCGTGGCGCCGCCGCAAGCCCGGCGCGCCGTCTCGAGATTCTACGTCCTCCGCACACCCGCGTTTCGCAGCCAGAGCTGATCGTCGACGTCGTCGATCCCACCCTCGACGAGATCCCGCGGCACCCTCGGCATCACGGAGCGCTGGCGCCATCCCGCCTCGCATTACCGAGCATGCGAGCCCGGCACCTCTACCGGCGCGACTTCGCCGTGCCGCCCTCGAAGACGATGCTGCCCCCCTCGGCGCGCGCCAGGTCCAGGTTCTCGGCCAGGAAGTCCAGCCGGCGGTTCCAGAAGTCGAGCACGTTGGGGCGCTGGGTGATCACGTGCCCCTCCCCCTCGTAGAGCCGGTACTCGACGTTCTTGCCGAGCCTGTTCAGGGCCGCGAAGATCGCGTCCGAGGCGATCAGCCGGCCGTCGTTCTCGCCCTGCCCGATCAGCAGCGGCGTCGCGACGCGGTCGAACAGGAACAGGGGGGAGTTGCGGAAGTAGCGGTCGCGCTGCTCCCAGATCGTGCCGTGCATGTTCCCCTGCCCCTTCTCGTAGTAGCCGATCGAACCCTCCGACGCGAGGTAGTCCGCGAAGAGATCCGGGTGGAGAACCGCGGCGGTGATGATCGCCGCCTTGAAGCGGTCGGTCTGGGTGATCAGGGCGAGCGTGCAGTAGGAGCCGTAGCTCTGGCCCATCACGGCCAGCCGGTCAGGATCCGCATATCCTTGCTCGATGGCCGCGTTGACGCCGGGCATCACGGTGCCCATCAGGTCCTCCATGGGGCGTCCCTCGCGGATCGGCGCGTCCGGCGCCAGCACCGCGTAGCCGCGGGTGGCCAGGACGTGGCAGTTGAAGGTCGGCAGGCCCCAGAAGCCGAAGCTGTTCAGGAAGCGGGAGCCGTAGTCGCCGCCGTAGACGAAGACCACGAGCGGCAGCCGCCGCCCCGGCTCGTACCCCGGCGGGAGGAGGAGAGTGCCCTTCAACGGCTGGCCGGTGAGGCTGCGCCACTCGATCAGGCGGGCCTCGCCAAGCTCGTATCGCTCCATGCCGGGGTTCAGGTGGGTGACCTGGCGCGAGGTGCCGTCGCCGGCGTCGATGACCCAGAGATCCTGCGGGTGCTGCTGGTCGGTTGCCACGACCACGATCTCGCCCGTCTCGGCGTTGCCATCGACGTTGAAGATCGGTGAGAAGCTCTTGCCCTCCTGGATGATCGGGCGCGCCGCGCCGGTGACAAGGTCGATCGCGAAGACGCCGGTCTTGCCGCCGTCCTGGAGGGCGGCGAAGGAGCCCGCCGCGCCCGGGTCGGTGGCTGAGAGCCGGGCGATCACCCAGGCGGTGCGGCCTTCGGGCGACAGCAGGGTGCCCCGGCCGAACGGCTGCACCAGGCAGACGATCTTCCAGCCCGGGATCGTGCCGACCGCCGTGCCGGCGCCGGTGGCGGCGTCGACCCGCCACAGCTCCCCGTCGCCGACCGCGTAGAAGCTCGTGCCGCCGGCGTCCGGGACCGGCGCGTACTCTCCCTCACCGGGGTCGAAGCTCGGCACCCCCTCGGCCTTGAGGGTGTGCGCGGCGCCCACGCCCACCGGCACGACCACGATGGGCCCGGGCGGGCCGCCTCCAGCGATGCCGCTCGGGATGTAGGCGATGCTGCGGCCGTCGGGCATCCAGGTCCACTCGATCCCGTAGCCGAGGGTGATTTCCCCGGCGATCGTCTTCCGGGCGCCGCTTTCGAGGTCGATCACGTCGATGTCGAAGATCGGCTGCTGGGTGTTTGCCCGCCAGCCCTTCAGCACGGTGCAGGCGACGCTCTTCTCGTCCGGGGAGAACGCATAGAATCGCACCGGCTCCCGCCGGAGCAGCCGTCTCACCTCCTGCGTGTCCAGGTCGAGGATGGCGAGGTCGGCCATCCCCCAGGAGACGTCGCCGACGGTCCCCTCCACCGCCGCGGCAGGCGCGCCCTCCTCGCCGGCCGGCTCCGATTTCTGGACAATGACCGAGGGCTGGCCGGGCTCGACGTCCGGGAACTTCCGCGTCTCATCCAGGCTCGTTGCGAGCGCGTTGATCTCGGCGAGCGACATCCCCTCCGGCACGAGCTTGCACAGCACCCTGCGGCCGTCGGCGCTGAAGCGGACGATCTCGAAACCGAAGAACGGGCGGACGATGA
Coding sequences within:
- a CDS encoding S41 family peptidase; its protein translation is MSDPKLVRRVIAAAAALLIVTAIGAQTTAPDDEKWQDTREQRIWGLMQVWATVKHNFAFFDRLPNLDWDAAVRAAVPRVLDAPDQEEYYRRLGELTALLHDGHTLVVSPSFREGAFDGPPLEFQVVEGRIMLARTGDSDEVRSQDIQPGMELVAVGDGVPARNWLEENALRFYPGSTPQGGDAFGMYLFLRGPKNTTVTLALEDATRARRTVTVTRSSRNRDGTEFRLRIRDVSRLIESTTIDGGIAYLRLSTFDDERVVGEVNDELDRLDLGELRGMILDLRYNMGGDDRWAYPIVSRLVDRPVLGSTWTTPEYHPAYTSWGEAETPLHGDAVRIDPAEGKRYSGPLVVLTGPNTMSTAEDFIVPLDFSGRALIVGEPTAGTTGNPVNVVLPGGAVLRVCSLWSTYPDGREFVGRGISPDVVVHPTVAGLRAGRDEVLEKAIEVLGDWNGYRALKPSRE
- a CDS encoding prolyl oligopeptidase family serine peptidase encodes the protein MRHLPLALLALAIVAIPAAAADPADDPYLWLEEIDGERAMEWVAAQNARSAGVLEQVPEFAPIRSRILEIYDSKDRIPYVSIRGSHLYNFWQDAEHPRGIWRRTTLGQYRKAEPSWEALLDIDALAAADGEKWVFKGADCLPPAYERCMIALSPGGSDAAVFREFDVATRSWVDGGFALPLAKSEVAWRDENSLWVETDFGPGTLTASGYPRLAKLWARGTPLAAAAPVWEIPESWVGVGAYSVHNPEGRYDVIAATPEYYRGHYYLILGERKVKLDLPEDASLQGIFKDQLLVSLRSDWTVGGATYPQDALLAIDLDEFLQGSRAFATLFSPSERVSLSEVATTRHSVLIATLDNVRGRLYRLRPGDGGWTRQEIPLPGPGTAGFSATSDQEELFFFSYTDFLTPSSLYLVEGDGAPVPLKRSPAWFDAAGMTTAQYEATSKDGTAIPYFVVTPKGFVADGTTPTVLYGYGGFEIAELPTYSGTIGTAWLARGGVWVLANLRGGGEFGPKWHQAAVKENRHKVYEDFIAVAEDLIARRITSPQHLGIMGGSQGGLLVAATFLMRPELFGAVVSQVPLMDMQRYSKLLAGASWMGEYGNPDLPEEWAYIRTWSPYHLVRADAKYPEVFIWTTTRDDRVHPGHARKMAAKMIGQGHEVLYWENVEGGHGSGSTHAQKATASALEWAYLWRRLR
- a CDS encoding prolyl oligopeptidase family serine peptidase, with translation MMQESMRKSLMVTAAIIGVAALAAAEVPLREPLPLDVAADMRGHNGRSPIALSPDGQWVAHTVETGDTVPRATHQFSATGFPFAEGDSRMEATITNTRTGEDITLGSPTGSSWAAVWSPDGSRVAFYSDEGGEAGLWIWSMATRTTERFPGVIVRPFFGFEIVRFSADGRRVLCKLVPEGMSLAEINALATSLDETRKFPDVEPGQPSVIVQKSEPAGEEGAPAAAVEGTVGDVSWGMADLAILDLDTQEVRRLLRREPVRFYAFSPDEKSVACTVLKGWRANTQQPIFDIDVIDLESGARKTIAGEITLGYGIEWTWMPDGRSIAYIPSGIAGGGPPGPIVVVPVGVGAAHTLKAEGVPSFDPGEGEYAPVPDAGGTSFYAVGDGELWRVDAATGAGTAVGTIPGWKIVCLVQPFGRGTLLSPEGRTAWVIARLSATDPGAAGSFAALQDGGKTGVFAIDLVTGAARPIIQEGKSFSPIFNVDGNAETGEIVVVATDQQHPQDLWVIDAGDGTSRQVTHLNPGMERYELGEARLIEWRSLTGQPLKGTLLLPPGYEPGRRLPLVVFVYGGDYGSRFLNSFGFWGLPTFNCHVLATRGYAVLAPDAPIREGRPMEDLMGTVMPGVNAAIEQGYADPDRLAVMGQSYGSYCTLALITQTDRFKAAIITAAVLHPDLFADYLASEGSIGYYEKGQGNMHGTIWEQRDRYFRNSPLFLFDRVATPLLIGQGENDGRLIASDAIFAALNRLGKNVEYRLYEGEGHVITQRPNVLDFWNRRLDFLAENLDLARAEGGSIVFEGGTAKSRR